In Apium graveolens cultivar Ventura chromosome 10, ASM990537v1, whole genome shotgun sequence, the following are encoded in one genomic region:
- the LOC141691144 gene encoding secreted RxLR effector protein 161-like: protein MLNCEPIKSPIEQNHGLEECNDQIPANKGRYQRLVGRLIYLSHTRPDIAYAVSVVNRFMHNPGKQHMDAVVRILRYLKSAPGKGLLFLKHGNTDILGYSDSSWAEKEDRKLTSGYLTFVGGNLVTWKSKKQKVVSLSSAEAEYRAMVKGICELLWLKRLMGELGFSSQSPMQLFCDNQSVIKIAKNPVQHDRTKHVKIDRNFIYEKLENNEVEVPYVSTKGQLADMLTKALSNSDFADSLVKLGIYDIYAPP, encoded by the coding sequence ATGCTTAATTGTGAGCCAATTAAGTCTCCAATAGAACAGAACCATGGGCTAGAAGAGTGCAATGACCAAATTCCAGCAAATAAGGGAAGGTATCAAAGGCTAGTAGGTCGACTGATTTATTTGTCACATACTAGACCAGATATTGCATATGCTGTAAGCGTGGTTAATAGATTCATGCATAATCCGGGTAAACAACACATGGATGCAGTTGTGAGAATTCTGAGGTACTTGAAGTCAGCACCAGGAAAGGGCCTGTTATTTTTAAAACATGGTAATACAGATATTCTTGGTTACTCGGATTCTTCATGGGCTGAAAAAGAAGATAGAAAATTAACTTCTGGCTACCTTACATTTGTTGGAGGAAATCTTGTAACTTGGAAAAGTAAGAAACAGAAGGTGGTTTCGTTATCCAGTGCTGAGGCTGAGTATCGAGCAATGGTAAAAGGTATTTGTGAGTTGCTGTGGTTGAAAAGACTTATGGGGGAGCTAGGTTTCTCATCACAAAGTCCTATGCAATTGTTTTGTGATAATCAGTCAGTGATTAAAATTGCTAAAAACCCTGTCCAACATGATAGAACAAAGCATGTGAAAATTGATAGGAACTTCATATATGAGAAGCTGGAGAACAATGAAGTTGAGGTACCATATGTTAGTACGAAAGGGCAACTTGCGGACATGTTAACCAAAGCCTTGTCCAATTCAGATTTTGCGGATTCTCTTGTCAAGCTGGGCATATATGATATATACGCGCCACCTTGA